A single region of the Ctenopharyngodon idella isolate HZGC_01 chromosome 21, HZGC01, whole genome shotgun sequence genome encodes:
- the fam114a2 gene encoding protein FAM114A2, with the protein MFTFLNGRESVTGKTKHSRGLRPVTWPDDREEKQRAIGGWYVLRRSHCESSTSDQTEKSMDQEAEELSSAPRDEPSADAQSDSSTDVAPTRKTRKRPEHKPSTEEQKTLETPLPAESASNTSPETTVSQGGWGYWGSWGKSILSTATATVATVGQGLTQVIEKAETSLGIPSPEELSTQVEEEKTDGSDSSETNKDEGERTYGMGGAMGMISSSSMGMLSSLTTVVQSTGKTVISGGLDALEFIGKKTMDVIAEGDPGFKKTKGLMNRNSTLSQVLREAKEREEQQKAENVTSETDKKAHYGMLFDEFQGLSHLEALEILSRESEAKVKSVLTTLSGEELAKLREELQDIKEPFSLMEFDDEVEDEMKVDDGEDFVKELTDFLEKLQISTSADKLSKARKNAFNHITNMKLQREEEKEQEPAVKKCCVEEAHLSAITSLAEFTARSIEQFHKTAELLLHCNTEGATAVEQAKVLSQVTIVICKEVSLLSKKFTSCLTTIGAVEKGEVLNPLITSVFLEASNSASYIQDAFQLLMPVLEVSHIQRTVESAQ; encoded by the exons ATGTTTACATTCCTCAATGGAAGAGAGAGTGTAAcgggaaaaacaaaacacagcagAGGACTACGTCCAGTGACGTGGCCGGACGATAGAGAAGAGAAACAGCGAGCAATAG GAGGCTGGTATGTGTTAAGAAGGTCCCACTGTGAAAGCTCCACAAGTGACCAAACAGAGAAGTCAATGGATCAAGAGGCAGAAGAGCTGTCATCAGCCCCCCGAGATGAGCCCTCCGCTGATGCTCAGAGTGACAGCTCTACTGATGTAGCACCAACCCGAAAGACGAGGAAAAGACCAGAACATAAACCTTCAACAGAAGAACAGAAGACCCTAGAGACACCACTACCAGCAGAAAGTGCTTCAAAT ACCTCCCCAGAGACGACTGTTTCCCAGGGAGGTTGGGGTTACTGGGGCAGCTGGGGTAAATCTATCCTCTCCACTGCTACTGCCACTGTAGCTACTGTGG GCCAAGGGTTGACACAGGTCATTGAAAAAGCAGAGACATCTCTTGGAATCCCAAGCCCTGAGGAGCTTTCAACTCAAGTGGAGGAGGAAAAAACTGACG GTTCAGACAGTAGTGAGACAAATAAAGATGAAGGGGAGAGGACGTATGGGATGGGCGGTGCTATGGGAATGATCTCCTCCAGTAGTATGGGAATGCTGTCATCTTTAACCACTGTAGTTCAGAGTACG GGTAAAACAGTAATAAGTGGTGGTCTGGATGCATTGGAGTTTATTGGGAAGAAGACGATGGATGTGATAGCAGAGGGAGACCCTGGCTTTAAGAAAACCAAGGGGCTGATGAACAGAAACTCCACACTGTCACAG gttttaaggGAAGCAAAGGAACGTGAGGAGCAGCAGAAAGCTGAAAACGTCACTTCAGAAACAGACAAAAAGGCTCATTATGGGATGTTGTTTGATGAGTTTCAAGGCCTGTCCCATCTGGAGGCTTTGGAGATCCTCTCTAGAGAGAGTGAAGCTAAG GTGAAATCTGTGCTGACCACTCTGTCAGGTGAGGAGTTAGCTAAACTGAGAGAGGAACTACAGGACATTAAAGAGCCTTTTTCCCTCATGGAGTTTGATGATGAGGTGGAGGATGAAATGAAAG TTGATGATGGAGAGGATTTTGTGAAGGAACTGACAGATTTTCTTGAAAAATTACAGATCTCCACATCAGCAGACAAACTAAGCAAG GCcagaaaaaatgcattcaaCCATATCACAAACATGAAGCTACAAAGAGAAGAGGAGAAAGAACAGGAACCGGCGGTGAAAAAATGCTGTGTTGAG GAGGCCCATTTGTCTGCCATTACAAGTCTGGCCGAGTTCACGGCCAGATCCATAGAGCAGTTCCACAAAACAGCTGAATTGCTGCTTCACTGTAACACTGAGGGAGCGACGGCCGTGGAACAAGCCAAAGTTTTATCGCA AGTTACTATTGTTATTTGTAAGGAGGTATCACTACTGTCCAAAAAGTTCACGTCGTGTTTGACTACCATTGGG GCAGTTGAAAAGGGAGAAGTTCTCAATCCACTCATTACCAGCGTTTTTCTGGAG gCATCAAACAGTGCATCATACATCCAGGATGCATTCCAGCTCCTCATGCCAGTGCTTGAAGTGTCTCACATTCAGAGGACAGTGGAGTCAGCACAGTGA